One genomic segment of Paenibacillus xylanexedens includes these proteins:
- the citZ gene encoding citrate synthase: MTATKGLEGIVATTSSISSIVDGVLTYRGYDIDDLAEHASFEEVAYLLWFGKLPTTDELKSLRKSLSDYAPIPSELIAQIQLYPKNVSTMAALRSAVSALALYDEQADEMTTEANENKAVKLQAQLPTIVAAIARIRQGKEPVAPKEGASIAENFLYMMTGEEPSETAVKALDQALVLHADHELNASTFSARVTVATLSDIYSGVTSAIGALKGPLHGGANEAVMKMLNEIGTPDRLESAIQEKLNNREKIMGFGHRVYKNGDPRAKHLQKMSKELGEMNNDTRLYDMSVKIEELVTGQKGLKPNVDFYSASVYTQLEIEQELFTPIFAISRVSGWTAHILEQLADNRIIRPRAEYTGPTEQKYVSIELR, translated from the coding sequence ATGACAGCTACCAAAGGTCTGGAAGGCATCGTTGCGACAACCTCTTCGATCAGTTCTATTGTAGACGGTGTGCTCACATACCGTGGTTACGATATCGACGATTTGGCTGAACATGCCAGCTTTGAAGAAGTTGCCTATTTGTTGTGGTTTGGTAAATTGCCAACAACGGATGAACTGAAATCCCTTCGTAAAAGCCTGAGCGATTACGCGCCGATTCCGAGCGAGTTGATTGCACAAATCCAATTGTACCCGAAAAACGTCAGTACCATGGCAGCACTTCGTTCCGCTGTCTCTGCACTTGCACTGTACGACGAGCAAGCGGATGAGATGACAACGGAAGCGAATGAGAACAAAGCGGTTAAGTTGCAAGCACAGTTGCCAACGATTGTGGCAGCCATCGCCCGTATCCGTCAGGGCAAAGAACCTGTGGCTCCAAAAGAAGGCGCTTCCATCGCAGAGAACTTTTTATATATGATGACTGGTGAAGAACCATCCGAGACCGCAGTGAAAGCATTGGATCAAGCCCTTGTCCTGCATGCGGATCACGAGTTGAACGCGTCAACATTTTCAGCACGTGTAACGGTTGCTACGCTGTCAGATATCTATTCCGGTGTAACTTCCGCCATTGGCGCACTGAAGGGACCACTGCATGGCGGTGCTAATGAAGCCGTTATGAAAATGTTGAATGAGATCGGTACGCCTGATCGTCTTGAATCGGCAATTCAGGAAAAACTGAATAATCGTGAAAAGATCATGGGCTTTGGACACCGGGTGTACAAAAACGGTGATCCACGCGCTAAACATCTACAAAAGATGTCCAAGGAACTTGGCGAGATGAACAATGATACGCGCTTGTATGATATGTCTGTGAAGATCGAGGAACTGGTAACAGGACAAAAAGGACTGAAGCCTAACGTAGACTTCTATTCTGCTTCTGTATATACCCAACTGGAGATCGAACAGGAATTGTTCACTCCGATCTTTGCTATCAGCCGGGTGTCTGGATGGACAGCGCATATTTTGGAACAGCTTGCGGACAATCGCATCATTCGTCCACGTGCGGAGTACACTGGCCCTACAGAACAGAAATACGTTTCTATTGAACTTCGCTAA
- a CDS encoding histidine kinase N-terminal 7TM domain-containing diguanylate cyclase produces the protein MESHINSYITLVATSAVLNVFLCLYTYFRRSEIPSSKIFILYTAALSIYTFGYAIELASNTLEQMKFWTTVEYIGMPFSASLGLMLMIKYTGKTLSKKVTAALFVIPSITLGMVATNDFHHLFYKKVWLREDSTVPLMDIAVGQWYVVHGAFTFSCLLCACLILIGQWRHTKKMYRRQLLTLITSQIIPMVAAFLYLLGLTPGGMDPVPVLMCITSAMYIWAILSSRLLTIVPIAKDSIFESMREGVIVLDSFNRLVDYNRSLRDMLPELNTTMIGQPLDDIWLNLAGKTFPVEYGREGLQTDLYWQLNGETVCYQVRTSYVYNKDAQAVGSLIMLIDITEQRFLQEQLKQLAYFDGLTKIYNRTQFLHRGREILSEAQLNPQPVSFILFDIDYFKRINDTYGHDVGDQAIIHVVSVCNRYLSPEMLFARYGGEEFVIALPNTSLPGAEKLAEQLRVALLNDPLDVKGVPITLTSSFGIAQYNGGSDSLESLLRDADTALYESKRNGRNAVRAYTVSTT, from the coding sequence ATGGAATCGCATATTAATTCATATATAACACTCGTCGCTACTTCAGCCGTGCTGAATGTCTTTTTGTGTTTATATACCTATTTCAGAAGATCCGAGATTCCCAGTTCCAAAATATTCATTCTCTACACAGCAGCACTCTCCATATATACTTTTGGTTATGCTATTGAACTAGCCAGCAACACGCTGGAACAGATGAAGTTTTGGACCACCGTGGAGTATATAGGCATGCCCTTCTCCGCATCTCTAGGCCTCATGTTGATGATAAAGTACACAGGAAAAACGTTATCCAAAAAGGTAACTGCCGCGCTGTTTGTAATCCCTTCCATTACACTAGGTATGGTTGCAACCAATGACTTTCATCATCTATTTTATAAAAAAGTATGGCTGAGAGAAGATAGTACCGTTCCTCTGATGGATATCGCAGTGGGCCAATGGTATGTTGTACATGGTGCATTCACCTTTTCCTGTCTGTTATGTGCCTGCCTCATTCTGATCGGACAATGGAGACACACCAAGAAGATGTATCGTCGTCAATTACTTACTCTCATTACTTCACAGATTATTCCTATGGTCGCAGCTTTTCTGTATTTGCTTGGTTTGACCCCCGGCGGGATGGACCCCGTCCCCGTGCTCATGTGTATCACATCTGCCATGTATATCTGGGCCATTCTATCCTCACGTCTCCTGACCATCGTACCCATCGCCAAAGACAGTATTTTCGAGAGTATGCGTGAAGGTGTTATTGTACTGGATAGTTTCAATCGACTGGTCGATTACAACAGATCTCTGCGTGACATGTTGCCAGAGCTTAATACAACCATGATTGGCCAACCCTTGGATGATATCTGGCTTAATCTTGCTGGAAAGACGTTTCCCGTTGAATACGGAAGAGAAGGATTGCAAACCGATCTGTACTGGCAGTTAAACGGAGAGACCGTCTGTTATCAGGTCAGGACATCTTACGTGTATAACAAGGATGCACAGGCTGTGGGCAGTCTAATTATGTTAATCGATATAACGGAACAACGCTTCTTGCAAGAACAGCTGAAACAACTGGCTTATTTCGATGGTTTGACCAAAATCTATAATCGCACTCAATTTTTGCATAGAGGACGGGAGATTTTGAGTGAAGCTCAGCTTAATCCGCAACCTGTCTCATTTATTTTATTTGATATTGATTACTTTAAACGCATCAACGATACGTACGGGCATGATGTTGGCGATCAGGCCATCATTCATGTGGTCTCTGTTTGTAATCGATATTTAAGCCCTGAGATGTTGTTTGCCCGTTATGGAGGCGAAGAGTTTGTCATCGCTCTTCCGAACACCTCGCTTCCAGGAGCCGAGAAACTTGCCGAACAACTGAGAGTTGCCTTGTTGAATGACCCCCTGGATGTTAAGGGAGTGCCTATTACGCTCACCTCAAGCTTTGGTATTGCCCAGTACAATGGAGGGTCAGATTCGCTGGAGTCCTTGTTACGCGATGCTGATACTGCCTTGTACGAATCCAAGCGTAATGGTCGAAATGCAGTGCGGGCGTATACTGTGAGTACAACCTAA
- a CDS encoding methyl-accepting chemotaxis protein, with product MPMLLEVKPDQPHVVLHNEEIVTPEQQHHEVTVVAEEPVIHLHDYYRQVPVAGVHTTCGEAAAMMNQDKEHPCIVLCDEQMKPTGLLMRETLYRMLNGRFAADLFYRKPVIQVVNTSPVIADIHMEASTIIDIALGRDEQHFYDCLLVTEQGRLLGVLTMRDVMSLSRRLQQAVTEERIRTVTESRQEISRINNAVTKLVNAANQTVHEAREIMALSKQGEESLKHVDASYNRVHQHMESQGQHADHMLNSIKTGSGMAHSIRSLADQSGLLALNASIEAAHAGEYGRGFQIVAGEIRALAKQTREVAGNMSSLLENIGGLTLQTVELVKASGAEIDDSSVHVTAGGATFRQLNSAVRDLSRIAEEIAMEGGKAGEVAEHIRTKLDEMVSNSE from the coding sequence ATGCCCATGTTGCTCGAAGTGAAACCTGACCAGCCTCATGTTGTTTTACATAATGAAGAAATAGTGACACCCGAACAGCAGCATCATGAAGTAACAGTGGTTGCTGAAGAACCTGTAATCCATTTACATGACTATTATCGTCAGGTACCTGTCGCGGGGGTCCATACGACCTGTGGAGAAGCTGCTGCGATGATGAATCAGGATAAGGAACACCCCTGTATTGTACTGTGTGATGAGCAGATGAAACCCACTGGATTGTTAATGCGAGAGACGTTATATCGGATGTTAAATGGCCGTTTTGCCGCAGATCTATTCTACCGTAAGCCGGTCATACAAGTAGTGAATACATCTCCGGTTATTGCAGATATTCATATGGAAGCCTCAACGATTATTGATATCGCACTTGGACGCGATGAACAGCATTTCTACGATTGTCTGCTGGTTACGGAACAAGGCAGACTGCTAGGTGTGCTGACGATGCGTGACGTAATGTCGCTATCTCGCAGATTGCAACAGGCTGTTACGGAAGAGCGCATACGTACAGTAACCGAGAGCAGACAGGAGATATCCAGAATCAATAATGCGGTCACCAAGCTGGTGAATGCAGCGAATCAGACCGTTCATGAGGCCCGTGAGATCATGGCATTGTCTAAGCAGGGCGAAGAGAGTTTGAAACACGTTGATGCTTCCTATAACCGGGTACATCAGCATATGGAGAGTCAAGGTCAACATGCGGATCACATGCTGAATTCGATCAAAACAGGTTCAGGCATGGCACATTCCATTCGCTCCCTGGCAGATCAAAGTGGTCTCCTCGCCCTGAATGCTTCCATCGAAGCAGCTCATGCCGGTGAATATGGACGAGGTTTTCAGATTGTTGCAGGCGAGATTCGAGCGCTCGCAAAACAGACCCGTGAGGTTGCGGGGAACATGTCTTCATTGCTAGAGAATATTGGTGGGTTGACCCTTCAGACTGTTGAACTGGTTAAGGCAAGCGGAGCGGAGATTGACGACAGTTCGGTACATGTCACCGCAGGGGGAGCAACGTTCCGACAACTGAATAGTGCGGTGAGAGATTTGTCTCGTATAGCAGAGGAGATCGCCATGGAAGGCGGGAAAGCTGGAGAAGTGGCAGAGCACATTCGTACGAAGCTGGATGAGATGGTTTCGAATAGTGAGTAA
- the pnpS gene encoding two-component system histidine kinase PnpS: MRPFRIRLAIIMMVLIGVSVIVAGYTMGRVFKTTHIAALEQTMVREINLLKATFPFHDASDPTSEATRKYYSDRALELDRLTDSRVTFINKDGMVIGDSESDPASMDNHLNREEIKGAVGDGYGQSIRYSETLGQDMLYVALPVNSDQSDMIEIPSGKFDGYIRLSMSLHAVDQGLQRGWMIMFAALGLLFLIVAFVSYRVARGLTSPIEHITKVAHRITKLEYDARVDVTRRDEIGQLGLAINGMADSLQSQLKTIRDNEALLQSVLANMTGGIVMIDAGQSIALVNREAERMLGIQAGKVTGKPYTEFKRHYELTRTIEESVALKERMHEEVSVFNPEEKLIRIDGVPMSEDDGGYRGMLFLLQDVTAIRRLESMRSEFVANVSHELKTPVAAVKGFAETLLSGGVQDKETERSFLKIIYDEGDRLNRLIGDILELSKIESKRAPLQCSPVHVHSFFEMVLGTLSKVAEKKQIRLEMHVPEELYIEADEDKMKQIFINLLSNGINYTPDGGRVKLQVTMDNDDEVVFAVSDTGIGIPKKDLPRIFERFYRVDKGRSRNSGGTGLGLSIVKHLVELHHGKLSVESELGMGTTFRVILPFIQEEEM; encoded by the coding sequence ATGAGACCGTTCCGAATTCGCCTTGCCATCATTATGATGGTGCTGATCGGCGTATCCGTCATTGTGGCTGGATATACGATGGGCAGAGTGTTTAAGACTACGCATATAGCCGCATTGGAGCAAACCATGGTGCGCGAGATTAATTTGCTCAAAGCAACTTTTCCATTCCATGATGCAAGTGATCCAACTTCGGAAGCCACACGAAAGTATTATTCCGATCGGGCGCTCGAACTGGATCGTCTGACGGATTCCCGGGTAACCTTCATCAATAAAGATGGCATGGTCATTGGAGATTCCGAGAGTGATCCGGCATCGATGGATAATCACTTGAACCGTGAGGAGATTAAGGGTGCCGTTGGAGATGGATACGGGCAATCCATACGTTACAGTGAGACATTGGGACAAGACATGCTGTATGTAGCACTACCTGTGAATTCGGATCAAAGTGACATGATTGAAATACCTAGCGGCAAATTTGATGGTTACATTCGTCTATCCATGAGTCTGCATGCGGTTGATCAGGGTCTTCAGCGTGGTTGGATGATTATGTTTGCTGCACTTGGGCTGCTGTTTCTAATTGTCGCGTTTGTCAGTTATCGGGTTGCACGTGGATTAACTTCCCCGATTGAGCATATTACAAAAGTGGCCCATCGGATCACCAAGCTGGAATACGATGCCAGAGTTGATGTAACGCGAAGAGATGAGATCGGACAGCTGGGGCTTGCGATAAACGGAATGGCAGACAGCTTGCAGTCCCAGCTGAAGACGATCCGTGACAATGAAGCGTTGTTACAGAGTGTCCTCGCAAACATGACCGGAGGCATTGTCATGATCGACGCAGGGCAATCCATTGCACTGGTCAATCGGGAAGCGGAGCGTATGCTTGGTATTCAGGCGGGAAAGGTTACGGGTAAGCCTTATACTGAATTCAAAAGACACTACGAATTAACACGTACCATTGAAGAGAGTGTTGCACTGAAAGAACGGATGCATGAAGAAGTAAGTGTGTTCAACCCGGAGGAAAAACTGATCCGTATTGATGGAGTACCGATGTCCGAAGATGATGGTGGATATCGAGGCATGTTGTTCCTGTTGCAGGACGTGACGGCGATTCGTCGATTGGAGTCAATGCGCAGTGAGTTTGTTGCAAATGTCTCTCATGAGCTCAAGACACCAGTCGCTGCGGTCAAAGGGTTTGCCGAAACATTGCTTAGCGGCGGGGTACAGGATAAGGAGACAGAGCGATCATTCCTGAAAATCATCTATGATGAAGGAGATCGACTTAACCGATTAATTGGGGATATTCTGGAGTTATCCAAAATTGAATCGAAACGCGCACCACTGCAATGCTCGCCTGTGCATGTACACTCTTTCTTCGAAATGGTGCTGGGCACCTTGTCCAAGGTGGCGGAGAAAAAGCAGATTCGTCTGGAAATGCATGTTCCGGAGGAACTGTACATTGAAGCGGATGAGGACAAGATGAAGCAGATATTCATCAATCTGTTATCCAATGGTATCAACTATACCCCGGATGGTGGACGAGTGAAGTTACAGGTGACGATGGATAACGATGATGAAGTGGTCTTTGCGGTGTCAGATACAGGCATTGGCATACCGAAAAAAGATTTGCCGCGAATCTTCGAGCGGTTCTATCGTGTTGATAAAGGCAGATCCCGTAATTCAGGGGGCACAGGCCTTGGACTTTCCATCGTTAAACATCTGGTGGAATTACATCATGGCAAATTGTCTGTAGAGAGTGAACTGGGCATGGGGACAACGTTCCGTGTGATCCTTCCATTCATTCAGGAAGAAGAGATGTAG
- a CDS encoding response regulator transcription factor, which yields MAQRLLVIEDEPTLSRLLTYNLTQEGYDVTAEDHGSAGYDRALSQEFDLILLDLMLPGMNGLDILSKLRIQGVSTPVIILTAKNGEAEVVQGLKSGADDYITKPFGVSELLARVDAVLRRYSNGEDLPQLEDKDGSRIILGELEIYPLKYEVTLGGQSISLRPKEFEVLLYLAKKPGVVLTRDDLMNAVWGFDYIGGQRTVDVHVSSLRKKLELDPESVHIDSIRGVGYKLVVKRKTPHHSS from the coding sequence ATGGCACAGCGTTTACTAGTTATTGAAGATGAACCTACATTATCAAGATTACTCACGTATAACCTGACACAGGAAGGTTATGACGTTACGGCAGAGGATCACGGATCTGCAGGATATGATCGGGCCTTGTCCCAGGAATTTGATCTCATTTTGCTGGATTTGATGCTTCCGGGCATGAATGGTCTGGACATTCTGAGCAAGTTAAGAATACAGGGTGTTAGTACACCTGTTATCATTCTGACGGCCAAGAACGGTGAAGCCGAGGTTGTACAGGGACTGAAATCAGGTGCCGATGATTATATTACCAAACCGTTTGGTGTATCTGAGTTATTAGCCCGAGTGGATGCGGTATTAAGACGTTATTCCAATGGTGAAGATTTACCACAGCTTGAGGACAAGGATGGCTCACGAATTATTCTGGGAGAGCTGGAGATTTACCCTTTGAAATATGAAGTGACACTGGGTGGACAATCCATCAGTCTGCGTCCGAAAGAGTTCGAAGTACTTCTATATTTGGCTAAAAAGCCGGGTGTGGTACTGACAAGGGATGATCTGATGAACGCTGTGTGGGGCTTTGATTATATCGGAGGTCAACGAACGGTGGATGTTCACGTCAGTTCATTACGTAAAAAGCTGGAGTTGGACCCGGAATCGGTTCACATTGATTCCATTCGTGGTGTAGGTTATAAATTGGTTGTCAAAAGAAAAACTCCCCATCATTCAAGTTAG
- the pstB gene encoding phosphate ABC transporter ATP-binding protein PstB: protein MKDLIHIENLNLYYDTHHALKNISMDLPEKTVTAFIGPSGCGKSTLLRTLNRMNDMIPGVRVEGQVMLNGSDIYSNEIEVETLRKRVGMVFQQPNPFPKSIYDNVAYGPRLHGVTQKAELDQLVEQSLVHAALWDEVKDVLKKSALSLSGGQQQRLCIARALAVQPDVLLMDEATSALDPISTLKIEELVKELHHKYTIVMVTHNMHQAARVSGRTVFFLNGEVVEAADTETLFSTPQDSRTEDYISGRFG, encoded by the coding sequence ATGAAGGACCTCATTCACATTGAAAATCTTAATTTATATTATGATACGCATCACGCACTTAAAAATATATCGATGGATCTGCCGGAAAAAACCGTTACTGCGTTCATTGGGCCGTCAGGTTGTGGTAAATCGACATTGCTTCGCACGTTAAACCGGATGAATGACATGATTCCGGGTGTTCGTGTGGAAGGACAGGTTATGCTGAATGGCTCTGACATTTACAGTAATGAGATTGAAGTGGAGACATTGCGCAAACGAGTTGGCATGGTGTTCCAACAACCGAATCCTTTTCCAAAATCCATATACGATAACGTGGCTTATGGACCGCGCTTGCACGGGGTAACCCAAAAGGCTGAACTGGATCAGTTGGTGGAACAAAGTCTTGTCCATGCTGCCCTATGGGATGAAGTGAAGGATGTATTGAAAAAGTCGGCACTTAGTTTGTCTGGCGGACAACAACAGCGTCTCTGTATTGCACGGGCGCTGGCTGTACAGCCTGACGTTCTGCTGATGGATGAAGCAACGTCTGCACTCGACCCGATCTCCACATTGAAGATTGAGGAGCTAGTGAAAGAATTGCATCACAAGTACACGATCGTTATGGTTACCCACAATATGCACCAGGCGGCACGGGTATCTGGACGCACGGTATTTTTCCTGAATGGTGAAGTGGTGGAGGCAGCTGATACGGAGACGTTATTCTCCACACCGCAAGATTCCCGGACCGAGGATTATATATCTGGAAGGTTCGGTTAA
- the icd gene encoding NADP-dependent isocitrate dehydrogenase, protein MKLEKFAHPTEGEKIQIDNGTLQVPSNPIIPFIEGDGTGRDIWKASKRVLDAAVEKAYDGNKKIAWYEVFAGQKAFDTYGEWLPNDTLEAIREYIVAIKGPLTTPIGGGIRSLNVALRQELDLYTCLRPVRYFDGVPSPVKRPELVDMVIFRENTEDIYAGIEYAEGSEEVKKVIQFLQQEMGANKIRFPETSGIGIKPVSSEGSKRLVRAAVQYAIDHNRKTVTLVHKGNIMKFTEGAFKNWGYEVAEEEFADKVFTWAQYDIIKENEGTDAANAAQKAAEDAGKIIVKDAIADIALQQVLTRPGEFDVIATLNLNGDYLSDALAAQVGGIGIAPGANINYVTGHAIFEATHGTAPKYADKDVVNPGSVILSGVMLLEHLGWQEAANLIYKGMETSINNKTVTYDFARLMDGATEVKCSEFADQIIKNL, encoded by the coding sequence ATGAAATTAGAAAAATTTGCTCACCCAACTGAAGGCGAAAAAATCCAAATTGATAACGGTACACTTCAAGTACCTAGTAATCCAATCATTCCATTTATCGAAGGTGACGGTACAGGCCGTGATATCTGGAAAGCTTCCAAACGTGTATTGGATGCAGCTGTTGAAAAAGCTTATGATGGCAACAAAAAAATCGCATGGTATGAAGTGTTTGCTGGACAAAAAGCATTCGATACATACGGTGAGTGGTTGCCGAATGATACACTGGAAGCCATTCGTGAGTATATCGTAGCGATCAAAGGACCATTGACTACACCAATCGGTGGCGGTATTCGTTCCCTGAACGTAGCCCTGCGTCAAGAGCTTGACCTGTACACATGCTTGCGTCCTGTTCGTTATTTCGACGGTGTACCTTCTCCGGTTAAACGTCCTGAGTTGGTAGACATGGTCATTTTCCGTGAGAATACGGAAGATATCTATGCAGGAATCGAGTATGCTGAAGGTTCTGAAGAAGTGAAAAAAGTGATCCAGTTCCTGCAACAGGAGATGGGTGCTAACAAAATCCGTTTCCCTGAGACTTCCGGTATTGGTATCAAACCAGTTTCTTCCGAAGGTTCGAAACGTTTGGTACGTGCAGCAGTTCAGTACGCAATTGACCATAACCGTAAGACGGTTACATTGGTACACAAAGGTAATATCATGAAATTCACAGAAGGTGCCTTCAAAAACTGGGGATATGAAGTGGCTGAAGAAGAGTTCGCTGACAAAGTATTCACATGGGCACAATACGACATCATCAAAGAAAACGAAGGTACAGATGCAGCGAATGCAGCACAAAAAGCTGCTGAAGATGCTGGTAAAATCATCGTAAAAGATGCGATTGCCGATATCGCTCTGCAACAAGTATTGACTCGTCCAGGCGAATTTGATGTTATCGCAACATTGAACCTGAACGGTGACTATCTGTCCGATGCACTTGCAGCGCAAGTTGGCGGAATTGGTATCGCTCCTGGAGCGAACATCAACTACGTAACAGGACATGCTATCTTCGAAGCAACTCACGGTACTGCACCTAAATACGCGGACAAAGATGTCGTGAACCCAGGTTCCGTTATTCTGTCCGGAGTAATGTTGCTTGAGCACTTGGGATGGCAAGAAGCAGCTAACCTGATCTACAAAGGTATGGAAACATCCATTAACAATAAAACAGTAACGTATGACTTTGCACGTCTGATGGACGGCGCTACTGAAGTGAAATGTTCTGAATTCGCGGATCAAATCATTAAAAACCTGTAA
- the mdh gene encoding malate dehydrogenase produces MTIQRKKITVVGAGFTGATTALMLAQKELGDVVLVDIPQLENPTKGKALDMMEASPVQGFDSHIVGTSNYEDTAGSEIVIITAGIARKPGMSRDDLVNTNAGIVKSVCENVKKYCPDSIVIILSNPVDAMTYAAYQTLGFPKNRVIGQSGVLDTARYCTFIAQELNVSVEDVRGFVLGGHGDDMVPLVRYSSVGGIPIDTLIPAERIESIVQRTRVGGGEIVNLLGNGSAYYAPAASLVQMTEAILKDKKRIIPVIAYLEGEYGYNDLFLGVPTILGGNGIEKIFELDLTAEEKAGLDKSADSVRNVISVVNL; encoded by the coding sequence TTGACTATTCAGCGCAAAAAAATCACAGTAGTCGGCGCCGGTTTTACCGGTGCTACGACCGCATTAATGCTTGCCCAAAAAGAACTCGGGGATGTTGTGCTGGTTGATATTCCTCAACTGGAGAACCCGACGAAGGGGAAAGCACTCGATATGATGGAAGCAAGTCCTGTTCAAGGATTTGACAGTCATATCGTCGGTACTTCCAACTACGAAGATACTGCAGGTTCTGAGATTGTAATCATCACCGCTGGTATCGCCCGTAAACCGGGTATGAGCCGCGACGATCTGGTCAATACGAATGCGGGTATCGTGAAGTCCGTTTGTGAAAATGTGAAAAAATATTGCCCTGATTCCATCGTCATTATTCTAAGCAACCCGGTGGATGCGATGACTTATGCAGCTTATCAGACCCTTGGTTTTCCTAAAAACCGTGTTATCGGTCAGTCAGGTGTTCTGGATACAGCACGTTACTGTACCTTCATTGCGCAAGAGTTGAACGTATCTGTTGAAGATGTTCGTGGATTCGTTCTTGGCGGCCACGGGGACGATATGGTACCCCTCGTTCGTTATTCGAGTGTAGGTGGTATTCCGATTGACACGCTGATTCCGGCAGAACGCATTGAGTCCATTGTTCAACGCACACGTGTTGGCGGAGGCGAGATTGTGAATTTGCTGGGTAACGGCAGTGCCTATTATGCACCAGCAGCTTCGCTTGTTCAGATGACCGAAGCCATTTTGAAGGACAAGAAACGTATCATTCCAGTGATCGCTTATCTTGAAGGTGAATATGGCTATAATGATTTGTTCCTCGGTGTACCAACCATTTTGGGTGGTAATGGCATTGAGAAAATATTCGAACTTGACCTGACAGCGGAAGAAAAAGCAGGGTTGGATAAATCGGCTGATTCGGTTCGCAACGTCATTTCGGTAGTAAACCTGTAA
- a CDS encoding SDR family oxidoreductase, with product MSTNTQQNQKTMPAQHQDQRPGIESEMHPRPEFEKPEYKAAGKLTGKVALITGGDSGIGRAVAVTYAKEGADVAIVYLSEHEDAKETKRQVEQEGRKCILIAGDIGDDAFAKKSVQQTVDELGKLDIVVNNAAEQHPQQNLEDITPEQLERTFRTNIFGMFYVTQAALPHLKKGSTIINTTSITAYRGSPTLLDYSSTKGAITSFTRSLSMNVIEKGIRVNAVAPGPIWTPLIPSTFDEKKVSEFGATQPMKRPGQPDELAPAYVYLASDDSSYVSGQVMHVNGGEVVNG from the coding sequence ATGTCAACCAACACACAACAAAATCAAAAAACAATGCCAGCACAGCATCAGGATCAACGCCCCGGTATTGAATCGGAGATGCATCCCAGACCGGAATTTGAGAAGCCTGAATACAAGGCAGCAGGTAAACTGACGGGTAAGGTGGCCCTTATTACAGGGGGTGACAGCGGAATTGGACGTGCTGTTGCTGTTACGTATGCCAAGGAAGGCGCGGATGTCGCCATTGTATACCTGAGCGAGCACGAAGATGCCAAGGAAACGAAACGTCAGGTCGAACAAGAAGGACGCAAGTGCATCTTGATTGCAGGTGACATTGGTGATGATGCCTTTGCGAAGAAATCGGTTCAGCAGACAGTAGATGAACTGGGCAAACTGGACATTGTCGTGAATAACGCAGCAGAACAGCATCCACAGCAGAATCTGGAGGATATTACGCCAGAACAGCTGGAGCGTACATTCCGAACCAACATCTTCGGCATGTTCTATGTGACGCAGGCAGCCCTGCCACATCTGAAGAAGGGCAGTACGATTATTAATACAACCTCCATCACAGCCTATCGCGGAAGCCCAACCCTGCTTGACTATTCATCTACCAAAGGAGCAATCACTTCGTTCACTCGTTCGTTATCGATGAATGTGATTGAGAAGGGAATTCGTGTCAATGCCGTTGCACCAGGGCCGATCTGGACACCACTCATTCCATCCACATTTGATGAGAAAAAAGTAAGTGAGTTCGGCGCAACGCAGCCAATGAAGCGGCCAGGACAACCGGATGAACTGGCTCCCGCTTACGTATACCTTGCTTCGGATGACTCTTCGTATGTGAGCGGACAGGTGATGCATGTGAATGGTGGCGAAGTGGTGAACGGATAA